The proteins below are encoded in one region of Amycolatopsis magusensis:
- a CDS encoding bifunctional 3-phenylpropionate/cinnamic acid dioxygenase ferredoxin subunit, with product MISVGAASEIPDGESVRVQGRVAIAVFHVDGEFYAIDDTCTHQDASLSDGWLEGCTVECPLHAACFDLRTGRPSGPPARKPVRTHEVVLVDGQVYVHETTEAEVGTLAKEVA from the coding sequence ATGATCTCAGTTGGCGCGGCGTCCGAGATTCCCGACGGAGAGTCTGTACGCGTGCAGGGCCGGGTGGCAATCGCCGTTTTCCACGTCGACGGCGAGTTCTACGCGATCGACGACACCTGCACCCACCAGGACGCGTCGTTGTCCGACGGCTGGCTGGAGGGGTGCACGGTCGAGTGCCCCCTGCACGCCGCCTGCTTCGACCTGCGCACCGGGCGCCCGAGCGGCCCGCCCGCGCGGAAACCGGTCCGCACGCACGAGGTGGTCCTCGTCGACGGCCAGGTCTACGTGCACGAAACCACCGAGGCCGAGGTGGGCACGCTCGCGAAAGAAGTGGCCTGA
- a CDS encoding IclR family transcriptional regulator, with translation MHNNSETAAAREPRSPSQTVDRALSILTLLAQRGPSGVTELARELGVHKSTTTRLLAALEKFRFVEQVGNRGKYRLGFGIVRLAGATAAQLDIAKEARPTCARLAAELRGTVSLSVLEGGGTTAVAQEPSTERNWIGVRMPLHATATGKVLLASLGFEELSAALERPRQRFTAGTITAGGALLADLNRVRDRGWAATIGELEADLNSVAVPVRGPGGRIAGALSVSAPAEHLDTDDFQDIARLLVQAADEIRLRLQRQVEP, from the coding sequence ATGCACAACAACAGCGAAACCGCCGCCGCCCGCGAGCCGAGATCGCCCAGTCAGACGGTGGATCGCGCGTTGTCGATCCTCACCCTGCTGGCCCAGCGCGGGCCGTCGGGTGTCACCGAACTGGCCCGCGAACTCGGGGTCCACAAGTCGACGACGACGCGGTTGCTGGCGGCGCTGGAGAAGTTCCGGTTCGTCGAGCAGGTGGGCAACCGCGGCAAGTACCGGCTCGGCTTCGGCATCGTCCGGCTGGCGGGGGCGACGGCCGCGCAGCTGGACATCGCGAAGGAGGCGCGGCCGACGTGCGCCCGGCTGGCGGCGGAACTGCGGGGCACGGTCAGCCTGAGCGTCCTCGAAGGCGGCGGGACGACCGCCGTGGCGCAGGAGCCGAGCACGGAACGGAACTGGATCGGCGTCCGGATGCCCCTGCACGCGACCGCGACCGGCAAGGTACTGCTGGCGAGCCTGGGGTTCGAGGAACTGAGCGCGGCGCTGGAACGCCCGCGGCAGCGGTTCACCGCGGGGACCATCACCGCCGGCGGCGCCCTGCTGGCCGACCTGAACCGCGTCCGCGACCGCGGCTGGGCCGCCACGATCGGTGAGCTGGAGGCCGACCTGAACTCCGTCGCCGTCCCGGTGCGCGGGCCGGGCGGGCGCATCGCGGGGGCGCTGAGCGTCTCGGCCCCCGCCGAACACCTGGACACCGACGACTTCCAGGACATCGCCCGGCTCCTCGTCCAGGCCGCCGACGAGATCCGCCTCCGTCTCCAACGCCAGGTGGAACCGTGA
- a CDS encoding ABC transporter substrate-binding protein, with translation MQWNRRSFLTLTGLGAVGVAAGACGSNTGREGGTSLAQWYHAYGEDGVQEAVRRYAAEYPGGAEVEVSWNPGDYDSKIVTALQNSAVPDVFEAQVKIDWVRRNQVVPLDDLIDGVRDDFSPAVLAAQTVEGKVYGIPQATDTQVLFYRSSLLQAAGVQPPQTVDELVDAAAKLTRDGVKGLFAGNDGGVGVLTGPLLWSAGLDYLKDNREVGFDDPRAATALGKLRTLNANGSLLIGAPADWSDPGALIDGLAAMQWTGLWNVPKIQAALGDDFGILPFPGLDAGGAPSVPVGAYGAMVNAKSAHVEEAKAFVKWLWLDQVDRQLEFATGFGFHLPSRQSLVARATGLAAGPAAEAADYVRDHGHLVGGPVWTQQSNTALSDAVARIAKEGADPVAQTRTAVEVAKAELKRLFG, from the coding sequence ATGCAGTGGAACAGGCGAAGCTTCCTCACGTTGACCGGCCTGGGCGCGGTGGGCGTCGCGGCCGGGGCGTGCGGATCGAACACCGGGCGTGAAGGGGGCACGTCCCTCGCCCAGTGGTATCACGCGTACGGCGAGGACGGCGTCCAGGAAGCCGTACGGCGCTATGCCGCCGAGTACCCCGGCGGGGCCGAGGTGGAGGTGTCCTGGAACCCCGGCGACTACGACTCCAAGATCGTCACCGCCCTGCAGAACAGCGCCGTCCCGGACGTGTTCGAGGCGCAGGTGAAGATCGACTGGGTGCGCCGGAACCAGGTCGTCCCGCTCGACGACCTCATCGACGGGGTGCGTGACGACTTCAGCCCCGCCGTGCTCGCCGCGCAGACGGTCGAAGGCAAGGTCTACGGCATCCCCCAGGCCACCGACACGCAGGTGCTCTTCTACCGCAGCAGCCTGCTCCAAGCCGCGGGCGTGCAGCCGCCGCAGACCGTGGACGAGCTGGTCGACGCGGCCGCGAAGCTGACCCGCGACGGGGTCAAGGGCCTGTTCGCCGGCAACGACGGCGGCGTCGGCGTGCTCACCGGTCCCCTGCTGTGGTCGGCCGGGCTCGACTACCTCAAGGACAACCGCGAGGTCGGCTTCGACGACCCGCGCGCGGCGACCGCGCTGGGCAAGCTGCGCACCCTCAACGCCAACGGCTCCCTGCTGATCGGCGCGCCCGCGGACTGGTCGGACCCCGGCGCCCTGATCGACGGGCTGGCCGCCATGCAGTGGACCGGCCTGTGGAACGTGCCGAAGATCCAGGCCGCGCTCGGTGACGACTTCGGCATCCTCCCCTTCCCCGGCCTGGACGCCGGTGGCGCGCCCTCGGTGCCGGTCGGCGCGTACGGGGCCATGGTCAACGCCAAGAGCGCGCACGTCGAGGAGGCCAAGGCGTTCGTCAAGTGGCTCTGGCTCGACCAGGTGGACCGCCAGCTCGAATTCGCCACCGGCTTCGGTTTCCACCTGCCCAGCAGGCAGAGCCTCGTCGCCCGCGCGACCGGCCTCGCCGCCGGACCGGCTGCCGAGGCGGCCGACTACGTCCGCGACCACGGCCACCTCGTCGGCGGTCCGGTGTGGACCCAGCAGTCGAACACCGCGCTGTCCGACGCGGTCGCACGGATCGCGAAGGAGGGCGCCGACCCGGTGGCCCAGACCAGAACGGCGGTCGAGGTCGCCAAGGCCGAGCTGAAGCGCCTCTTCGGGTGA
- a CDS encoding carbohydrate ABC transporter permease, whose protein sequence is MIRRDARAFWLFVGPFLLGLAVFAYLPIGWSAYLSFFDARNTVTPTEFVGLDNYGHMLTDGPFLASLGTFSVFAAFIVPLTFVLSLALALAVNQLRFARAFFRSVFFLPFACSYVVASLIWKTSLFSGVRYGLANTVLGFFGADPVAWTGTVDPPLYWIVLVTARLWLQLGFYMILFIAALQRIPEQLYEAAWLDGAKPGWQVFRHITLPQLRATAVAVLLLNLINAYQAFDEFYNIMGDARGYPPFARPPLVYLYYTSLGSGGQDLGRGSAGAVILALIIALVTLLQGRVLRFGRPA, encoded by the coding sequence GTGATCCGGCGCGACGCCAGGGCGTTCTGGCTGTTCGTCGGGCCGTTCCTGCTGGGGCTGGCGGTCTTCGCCTACCTGCCGATCGGCTGGAGCGCGTACCTGTCCTTCTTCGACGCCCGCAACACCGTGACGCCCACGGAGTTCGTCGGCCTGGACAACTACGGGCACATGCTCACCGACGGCCCGTTCCTGGCCAGCCTCGGCACCTTCAGCGTGTTCGCCGCGTTCATCGTGCCGCTGACCTTCGTGCTGTCGCTGGCCCTCGCGCTCGCGGTGAACCAGCTCCGGTTCGCGCGGGCGTTCTTCCGCTCGGTCTTCTTCCTGCCCTTCGCCTGCTCCTACGTGGTCGCCTCGCTGATCTGGAAGACCTCGTTGTTCTCGGGTGTCCGCTATGGACTGGCGAACACCGTGCTCGGCTTCTTCGGCGCGGACCCGGTCGCCTGGACCGGCACGGTCGACCCGCCGCTGTACTGGATCGTCCTGGTGACCGCGCGGCTGTGGCTGCAGCTGGGCTTCTACATGATCCTGTTCATCGCGGCCCTGCAACGGATCCCGGAGCAGCTCTACGAAGCCGCGTGGCTGGACGGCGCGAAACCGGGCTGGCAGGTGTTCCGGCACATCACCCTGCCCCAGCTGCGGGCGACCGCGGTGGCGGTGCTGCTGCTCAACCTGATCAACGCCTATCAGGCCTTCGACGAGTTCTACAACATCATGGGTGACGCCCGCGGCTACCCGCCGTTCGCGCGGCCGCCGCTGGTGTACCTCTACTACACCTCGCTGGGCTCGGGCGGGCAGGACCTCGGCCGGGGCAGCGCGGGCGCGGTCATCCTGGCGTTGATCATCGCGCTGGTGACCCTGCTGCAGGGCCGGGTGCTGCGTTTCGGGAGGCCGGCGTGA
- a CDS encoding carbohydrate ABC transporter permease gives MAAALFLVPFYLLLRNGLASRAEITAPGWTFFPSTLRWENLSELFSLTDVPFARSLLNSLVVAVLQTLGVLLLSSLAGYGLARIRYRHSRIVFYAVLATLMIPTSVTFVPSFVVVSTLGWLSDLRGLVVPGLFSAFSVFLFRQYFLDFPKELEDAGRVDGLSRWGVFWRIVFPNSKGFFAAIAVITAIGSWNAFLWPLVIAQSPDSWTVQVALSGLLTAQNPQLNLLFLAAAVSILPIVLLFAFLQRYLVRGVTESGLRG, from the coding sequence ATCGCGGCGGCGCTGTTCCTGGTGCCGTTCTACCTGTTGCTGCGCAACGGACTCGCGTCGCGGGCGGAAATCACCGCGCCCGGCTGGACCTTCTTCCCGTCGACCCTGCGCTGGGAGAACCTGAGCGAGCTGTTCTCGCTGACCGACGTGCCGTTCGCGCGGAGCCTGCTCAACTCGCTGGTGGTCGCGGTCCTGCAGACCCTCGGCGTGCTGCTGCTCTCGTCACTGGCCGGTTACGGGCTGGCGCGGATCCGCTACCGCCATTCCCGCATCGTGTTCTACGCCGTCCTGGCGACGCTGATGATCCCGACCTCGGTGACCTTCGTGCCGAGCTTCGTGGTCGTCTCGACACTGGGCTGGCTCTCGGACCTGCGCGGGCTCGTGGTGCCCGGGCTGTTCAGCGCGTTCAGCGTCTTCCTGTTCCGCCAGTACTTCCTGGACTTCCCGAAGGAGCTGGAGGACGCCGGCCGGGTGGACGGGCTGTCGCGGTGGGGCGTGTTCTGGCGGATCGTGTTCCCGAACTCGAAGGGGTTCTTCGCGGCCATCGCGGTGATCACCGCGATCGGCAGCTGGAACGCGTTCCTGTGGCCGCTGGTGATCGCCCAGTCACCGGACTCGTGGACCGTGCAGGTCGCGCTGTCGGGGTTGCTGACAGCGCAGAACCCCCAGCTGAACCTGCTGTTCCTGGCCGCGGCGGTGTCGATCCTGCCGATCGTGCTGCTGTTCGCGTTCCTGCAGCGGTACCTGGTCCGCGGGGTCACCGAGTCCGGACTGCGAGGCTGA
- a CDS encoding error-prone DNA polymerase — MSFNGGQGSRWTDLAARFDGRTVDEGIERDSPTSNRRRDLYVPPTDLRARRMPDHSGAPRRTPFAELHCHSYFSFLDGVSSPEELVEEAARLELDALALTDTDGLYGAVRFAQAARELGVRTVYGAELSLDLPRQQTGVAYPEGEHLLVLARGPEGYRRLCRVISAAHLRADAEKGLPQYDRAEVVRELAGHVKVLTGGDHGAVRRAYLTGGLPAADRELRKLIGQFGREHVVVELIAYGEPLDDVHNGDLAELAKRHGLTVIASKGVRYHSPRRGRALAPAVAALRARRTVDEMEGWLRAGDDAFLRSGAEMADIFTRYEGAVQNAALLGVECAFDLSLVAPRLPPFPVEDGHTEDSYLRELTWQGAARHYGPRAGNEEAYRQLEHELEIISGLGFPGYFLVVWDIVRFCGENDILCQGRGSAANSAVCYALGITKADPVRWGLLFERFLAPERDGPPDIDIDIESDRREEVIQYVYERHGRHRAALVANVITYRNRSAVRDAARALGYSPGQIDRWAKTLDAWGTLASARADPEQDIPADVLDLASGLEGAPRHLGIHPGGMVITDQPVSEVVPVENARMADRTVLQWDKDDCAEIGLVKFDLLGLGMLSAIHYTIDLVAEHEDTVVDLAHLDLADPKVYEMLCAADAIGVFQVESRAQLATLPRLRPREFYDLVVEVALIRPGPIQGGSVHPYIRRRNGGEWEHAHPLLANSLDRTLGVPLFQEQVMQMAVDVASFTAAEADQLRRAMGAKRSHRKMAQLRQRFYDGAAANGITGALADQIFTQVEAFAGYGFPEAHSMSFAHLVYASAYLKLYHPAAFCAGLLRAQPMGFYSAQSLTADARRHGVLIHHPDIVRSLAHTTTEPDPASRGGVAVRLGLGEIRGLGEEVAQRIVDERANGPFTGIDDLARRTNLTTAHLENLATSGALRPLEPSRRRALWTAGAAARDKPDLLPGTTTPTPPPALPGMTALELLTADVHTTGLSADQHPVDLLRARLDDRGAYTVARLSTVLNGTRVLVGGVVTHRQRPPTAGGVTFLSLEDETGIVNVTVSRGMDRRYRTLIRTSTALLVRGLLESQSGALNVIADHLEPLDARGTAPSRDYR; from the coding sequence GTGTCGTTCAACGGTGGCCAGGGTTCGCGCTGGACCGACCTGGCCGCGCGGTTCGACGGCCGGACCGTCGACGAGGGCATCGAGCGGGACAGCCCCACCTCGAACCGGCGGCGTGACCTGTACGTGCCGCCGACCGACCTGCGGGCCCGGCGGATGCCCGACCACAGCGGCGCACCCCGGCGCACGCCGTTCGCCGAGCTGCACTGCCATTCGTACTTCAGCTTCCTCGACGGCGTGTCCTCACCGGAGGAACTGGTCGAGGAAGCCGCCCGCCTGGAGCTGGACGCCCTCGCGCTGACCGACACCGACGGCCTTTACGGCGCGGTCCGGTTCGCGCAGGCCGCCCGTGAACTGGGGGTGCGCACGGTCTACGGCGCCGAGCTGAGCCTGGACCTGCCGCGCCAGCAGACCGGCGTGGCCTACCCCGAAGGCGAGCACCTGCTGGTGCTGGCGCGCGGCCCGGAGGGGTACCGGCGGCTGTGCCGGGTCATTTCCGCCGCGCACCTGCGCGCCGACGCGGAGAAGGGGTTGCCGCAGTACGACCGCGCCGAGGTGGTCCGCGAGCTGGCCGGGCACGTCAAGGTCCTGACCGGCGGCGACCACGGCGCGGTCCGTCGTGCCTACCTCACCGGCGGGCTGCCCGCCGCCGACCGGGAGCTCAGGAAGCTGATCGGCCAGTTCGGGCGCGAGCACGTGGTGGTCGAGCTGATCGCGTACGGCGAGCCGCTGGACGACGTGCACAACGGCGACCTGGCCGAGCTCGCCAAGCGCCACGGCCTCACGGTGATCGCCTCCAAGGGCGTCCGCTACCACTCCCCGCGACGCGGCCGGGCGCTTGCGCCGGCGGTCGCCGCGTTGCGTGCCCGCCGGACGGTGGACGAGATGGAGGGCTGGCTGCGTGCCGGTGACGACGCGTTCCTGCGCTCGGGCGCGGAGATGGCGGACATCTTCACCCGCTACGAGGGCGCGGTGCAGAACGCCGCGCTGCTCGGCGTCGAATGTGCCTTCGACCTCAGCCTCGTCGCTCCCCGGCTGCCACCGTTCCCGGTCGAAGACGGCCACACCGAGGACAGCTACCTCCGGGAGTTGACCTGGCAGGGCGCGGCCCGTCACTACGGCCCCCGGGCGGGCAACGAAGAGGCCTACCGGCAGCTGGAACACGAGCTGGAGATCATCTCCGGCCTCGGCTTCCCCGGTTACTTCCTGGTGGTGTGGGACATCGTCCGGTTCTGCGGCGAAAACGACATCCTCTGCCAGGGCCGGGGCTCGGCCGCGAACTCGGCGGTCTGCTACGCGCTGGGCATCACCAAGGCCGACCCGGTGCGCTGGGGTCTGCTGTTCGAACGCTTCCTCGCCCCCGAACGCGACGGCCCGCCGGACATCGACATCGACATCGAATCCGACCGCCGCGAGGAAGTCATCCAGTACGTCTACGAGCGGCATGGGCGCCACCGCGCCGCCCTGGTCGCCAACGTGATCACCTACCGCAACCGGTCGGCGGTCCGCGACGCCGCCAGGGCGCTGGGCTACTCCCCCGGCCAGATCGACCGCTGGGCCAAGACGCTCGACGCCTGGGGCACGCTGGCCTCCGCCCGCGCCGACCCGGAGCAGGACATCCCCGCCGACGTGCTCGACCTGGCGTCCGGGCTGGAGGGCGCGCCCCGGCACCTGGGCATCCATCCCGGCGGCATGGTGATCACCGACCAGCCGGTCTCGGAGGTCGTGCCGGTGGAGAACGCGCGCATGGCCGACCGGACCGTGCTGCAGTGGGACAAGGACGACTGCGCCGAGATCGGCCTGGTCAAGTTCGACCTGCTCGGCCTGGGCATGCTCTCGGCGATCCACTACACGATCGACCTGGTCGCCGAGCACGAGGACACCGTGGTCGACCTGGCGCACCTCGATCTCGCCGACCCCAAGGTGTACGAAATGCTGTGCGCCGCCGACGCCATCGGCGTGTTCCAAGTCGAGTCACGGGCCCAGCTCGCCACGCTGCCCCGGCTGCGGCCGCGCGAGTTCTACGACCTGGTCGTCGAAGTCGCGCTCATCCGGCCCGGCCCGATCCAGGGCGGCTCGGTGCACCCGTACATCCGGCGTCGCAACGGCGGGGAATGGGAGCACGCGCACCCGCTGCTGGCGAACTCGCTGGACCGCACACTCGGCGTGCCGCTGTTCCAGGAGCAGGTCATGCAGATGGCCGTCGACGTCGCTTCGTTCACCGCCGCCGAAGCCGACCAGCTGCGCCGCGCCATGGGCGCCAAGCGGTCCCACCGCAAGATGGCGCAACTGCGGCAACGCTTCTACGACGGCGCCGCCGCCAACGGCATCACCGGCGCGCTGGCCGACCAGATCTTCACGCAGGTCGAAGCGTTCGCCGGCTACGGCTTCCCCGAAGCGCACTCGATGTCCTTCGCGCACCTGGTCTACGCCTCGGCGTACCTGAAGCTCTACCACCCGGCCGCGTTCTGCGCCGGACTCCTGCGCGCGCAGCCGATGGGCTTCTACTCCGCGCAGTCGCTGACCGCCGACGCCCGGCGGCACGGGGTGCTCATCCACCACCCCGACATCGTGCGCAGCCTCGCCCACACGACCACGGAACCGGACCCCGCCAGCCGTGGCGGTGTCGCGGTCCGGCTCGGGCTCGGGGAGATCCGCGGGCTCGGTGAGGAAGTCGCGCAGCGCATCGTCGACGAACGCGCGAACGGCCCGTTCACCGGCATCGACGACCTCGCCCGCCGCACCAACCTCACGACAGCGCACCTGGAAAACCTGGCCACCTCGGGAGCTTTGCGTCCTCTGGAGCCGTCACGCCGTCGCGCCCTGTGGACCGCCGGAGCGGCCGCCCGCGACAAGCCCGACCTGCTGCCGGGGACCACCACTCCCACTCCGCCGCCCGCGCTGCCCGGGATGACCGCGCTCGAACTGCTCACCGCCGACGTCCACACCACCGGCCTGTCCGCGGACCAGCACCCCGTCGACCTCCTGCGCGCCCGGCTGGACGACCGGGGCGCCTACACCGTCGCGCGACTGTCCACAGTGCTCAATGGCACGCGCGTCCTCGTCGGCGGCGTGGTCACCCACCGGCAACGCCCACCCACGGCCGGCGGCGTCACTTTCCTGTCGCTGGAGGACGAAACCGGCATCGTCAACGTCACCGTCTCGCGCGGAATGGACCGCCGGTACCGCACCCTCATCCGGACGAGCACCGCGCTGCTCGTCCGCGGCCTCCTCGAATCGCAGTCCGGCGCGCTGAACGTGATCGCGGACCACCTCGAACCCCTCGACGCGCGCGGCACCGCTCCGTCCCGTGACTACCGTTGA
- a CDS encoding helix-turn-helix transcriptional regulator codes for MTRPIARVLALLEILQSGGTRTVAELAERLDVDERTVRRYVGHLLDLDIPVRSVRGRHGGYRLSPGYRMPPLMLTDEEALAVLLGLVAGRRAGLITTSVAAAESAVAKVRRVLPEALGRRLDALLEIADFTTPARSALTAETEILLTVAEAARERRTVEIAYVAGHGGASERVVHPYGIVAHSGRWYLTAFDSAGGQVRTFRVDRITTAVMLAGTFGTPVGFDPAQQVLTALAEAPYRHEVSVRIHSTPEQIRSVFPPSVANLEEIDPGTSWLRARIRAQRLDWIPPLLAALDRPFVVEHPDTLRDLVRALAGRLAGHADARQED; via the coding sequence GTGACTCGGCCGATCGCCCGTGTACTGGCCTTGCTGGAGATCCTCCAGAGCGGAGGCACCCGGACCGTCGCCGAACTCGCCGAGCGACTCGACGTGGACGAGCGCACCGTCCGCCGCTATGTCGGCCACCTCCTCGACCTGGACATCCCGGTCCGCTCGGTGCGCGGACGGCACGGCGGGTACCGCCTGTCACCGGGCTACCGGATGCCGCCGCTGATGCTCACCGACGAGGAGGCACTCGCCGTCCTGCTCGGCTTGGTCGCGGGCCGTCGCGCCGGGTTGATCACGACCTCGGTCGCGGCTGCCGAGAGCGCGGTCGCGAAAGTCCGGCGAGTGCTGCCCGAAGCCCTTGGCCGCAGACTCGACGCGCTGCTGGAGATCGCCGACTTCACCACGCCCGCCCGATCGGCACTCACGGCGGAGACGGAAATCCTGCTCACCGTCGCGGAGGCGGCGCGGGAACGTCGCACGGTCGAGATCGCCTACGTCGCCGGCCACGGCGGTGCCAGCGAGCGCGTCGTCCACCCGTACGGGATCGTGGCGCACTCCGGGCGGTGGTACCTGACCGCCTTCGACTCCGCCGGCGGGCAGGTGCGCACGTTCCGCGTCGACCGGATCACGACCGCCGTGATGCTGGCCGGGACGTTCGGCACACCCGTCGGATTCGACCCCGCCCAGCAGGTGCTGACCGCCCTCGCCGAGGCGCCGTACCGGCACGAGGTGTCCGTGCGGATCCACTCGACACCCGAACAGATCCGCTCCGTCTTCCCGCCGTCCGTCGCCAACCTGGAGGAGATCGACCCCGGTACTTCCTGGCTACGGGCCCGGATACGGGCACAACGGCTCGACTGGATACCACCCCTGCTCGCCGCGCTCGACCGGCCGTTCGTCGTCGAACACCCCGACACCCTCCGCGACCTGGTCCGGGCCTTGGCCGGCCGGCTCGCCGGCCACGCCGACGCACGACAGGAAGACTGA
- a CDS encoding VOC family protein has protein sequence MQLVSVRVITNDVARLAEFYEQVTGLGARRPAEQFAELVGPSCTLAIGSAETMALFSAGAAVPESNRTAILEFLVEDVDREHERLTSLALVPEIVQEPTTMPWGNRSLLFRDPDGNLVNFFTPLTDEARARLAR, from the coding sequence GTGCAGCTTGTCTCTGTCCGTGTCATCACCAACGACGTCGCCCGCCTTGCCGAGTTCTACGAGCAGGTGACCGGCCTCGGCGCGCGGCGGCCCGCCGAGCAGTTCGCCGAGCTCGTGGGCCCGTCGTGCACGCTGGCCATCGGCAGTGCCGAGACGATGGCGCTGTTCAGCGCCGGGGCGGCCGTACCCGAGTCGAACCGGACCGCGATCCTCGAGTTCCTCGTCGAGGACGTCGACCGGGAACACGAACGGCTGACGAGCCTGGCCCTCGTCCCCGAGATCGTGCAGGAGCCGACCACGATGCCGTGGGGAAACCGCTCCCTGCTGTTCCGCGACCCCGACGGCAACCTGGTCAACTTCTTCACCCCGCTCACCGATGAGGCCCGCGCGAGGCTCGCCCGCTGA
- a CDS encoding TetR/AcrR family transcriptional regulator → MVSRTESAAATRRALLDAAAELLDSGGPDAVTLRAVGARAGVSRGAPYGHFPDKDSLLTTIAAEALDRLADQVQAVRSDARVSSADTLHRGLAALMTIGRRQPHLYRLMFASPAGAPAAIHAAVRAADRAMAEFLAIVGDLVGGPDAQRFAALLLTSAHGITDMEVNGHLSAHKWQVSANELVSMLVSMIDGARRP, encoded by the coding sequence ATGGTCAGCCGTACCGAATCCGCCGCCGCGACCCGGCGGGCCCTGCTGGACGCCGCCGCCGAGCTGCTGGACAGCGGTGGCCCGGACGCGGTGACGCTGCGCGCGGTCGGGGCGCGCGCGGGCGTCAGCCGCGGGGCGCCGTACGGGCACTTCCCCGACAAGGACAGCCTGCTGACCACCATCGCCGCCGAAGCGCTGGACCGGCTCGCCGACCAGGTCCAGGCCGTGCGCTCCGACGCGCGGGTCTCCTCGGCCGACACGCTGCACCGAGGCCTGGCCGCGCTGATGACGATCGGCCGCCGTCAGCCGCACCTGTACCGGCTGATGTTCGCTTCCCCGGCCGGTGCCCCGGCCGCGATCCACGCGGCGGTCCGGGCGGCCGACCGCGCCATGGCCGAGTTCCTCGCCATCGTCGGCGACCTCGTCGGCGGCCCGGACGCGCAGCGGTTCGCCGCGCTGCTGCTGACCAGCGCGCACGGGATCACCGACATGGAGGTCAACGGGCACCTGTCCGCGCACAAGTGGCAGGTCTCGGCCAACGAGCTCGTCTCGATGCTGGTGTCCATGATCGACGGTGCTCGCCGGCCATGA
- a CDS encoding SDR family oxidoreductase: protein MPEYVVVTGASAGIGAATARELARRGFHVLAGVRRDRDADALRADGIEPVILDVTEPDHIARLAARLDDGSRAGGLRALVNNAAIQLNAPVETLPMSEWRRQFEVNLFGQIAVTQALLPALLRHSGRVINISSVGGRVAMPAYGPYAGTKFALEAVSDSLRREVTPLGVHVVVVEPGAVRTRMASRVAATANELAAAMSPEQRDRYGRLIQATNAHSAAHAPNGRPPEDAARVIAKAVTAAKPRTRYTVGRDAALITRLTRVLPDRVLDRVLGASLRPHYAKAAPSLR from the coding sequence ATGCCGGAGTACGTCGTCGTCACCGGGGCCTCGGCCGGGATCGGCGCGGCGACCGCACGCGAACTGGCCCGGCGCGGATTCCACGTCCTCGCCGGAGTCCGCCGCGACCGTGACGCCGACGCACTCCGGGCCGACGGCATCGAACCGGTCATCCTCGATGTCACCGAGCCGGACCACATCGCCCGGCTGGCCGCCCGCCTCGACGACGGCTCGCGGGCCGGTGGGCTGCGGGCGCTGGTGAACAACGCCGCGATCCAGCTCAACGCGCCGGTCGAGACCCTCCCGATGAGCGAGTGGCGGCGGCAGTTCGAGGTCAACCTGTTCGGCCAGATCGCCGTCACCCAGGCGCTGCTGCCCGCGCTGCTGCGCCACTCGGGGCGGGTGATCAACATCAGCTCGGTCGGCGGGCGGGTCGCCATGCCCGCGTACGGGCCCTACGCGGGCACGAAGTTCGCCCTCGAAGCGGTCAGCGACTCGTTGCGCCGGGAAGTGACGCCACTGGGCGTGCACGTGGTCGTCGTCGAGCCCGGCGCGGTCCGCACGCGGATGGCGAGCCGGGTGGCCGCCACCGCGAACGAGCTCGCCGCCGCCATGTCACCGGAACAGCGGGACCGCTACGGCAGGCTGATCCAGGCCACCAACGCGCACTCCGCCGCCCACGCCCCGAACGGCAGGCCGCCCGAGGACGCGGCCAGGGTGATCGCGAAGGCGGTGACCGCCGCGAAACCCCGTACCCGCTACACCGTCGGCCGCGACGCGGCGCTGATCACCCGCCTGACGCGGGTCCTGCCCGACCGGGTGCTCGACCGCGTCCTCGGGGCGAGCCTCCGCCCGCACTACGCGAAAGCTGCTCCTTCCCTGCGCTGA